The genomic stretch TTGGAGACATGGGGGAGCAAGcgcgctcctgtcctgtgacgTCACTCGGCGCTGCCACACGGGAGCAGAATAGACATACTAcgcacagaggcgtatctaggcaatatagcgcccgtggcaaacactgagattgcgcccccccccccccccccagtagtcacatgcctccagataattacTCAAGTAGTGACTGCCTCCCAATTAAATATTAAGTAGTTACACACCTCCACTTTGGGCCATCACTTCTTGTAAGGTGAATAAAGATCAGGGGACCCTGAACCAGATACTAATCAAATATTTGGCACAGATCACTTTTAACacagttttccttttttttttatattaaaaacagTGATGATGCAGTGTACCCCAGACTTCAGACACTGCACTTTTACAAAAGAATGCGTCTCCCAGACTACCACCTCCCCCTcagacacacacacttccccagatgacccctgcagtcagtacacacacacacacacacacacacacacttccccagatgacccctgcagtcagtacacacacacacacacacacacacacttccccagatgacccctgcagtcagtacacacacacacacacacacacacacacacacacacacacacacacttccccagatgaccccttcagtcagtacacacacacacacacacacacacttccccagatgacccctgcagtcagtacacacacacacacacttccccagatgacccctgcagtcagtacacacacacacacacacacacacacacacacacacacacacacacacacacacacacacacacacacacacacacttccccagatgaccccttcagtcagtacacacacacacacacacacacacacttccccagatgacccctgcagtcagtacacacacacacacacacacacacacacacacttccccagatgaccccttcagtcagtacacacacacacacacacacttccccagatgaccccttcagtcagtacacacacacacacacacacttccccagatgacccctgaagtcagtacacacacacacacacacacttccccagatgacccctgaagtcagtacatacacacacacccactctctctctcttccccagatgacccctgcagtcagtacacacacacacacacacacacacacacacacacacacttccccagatgaccccttcagtcagtacacacacacacacacacacacacacacacacacttccccagatgacccctgaagtcagtacacacacacacacacacacacacacacacacacacacttccccagatgaccccttcagtcagtacacacacacacacacacacacacacacacacacttccccagatgacccctgaagtcagtacacacacacacacacctctctctctcttccccagatGACCCCTGCACATTCACCGATAAGCTGTCCGGGCTActgcttttctttctctgctctcCTGCTGGGACACTGACCTGAGCAGGCAGAGATCTAACAGCCGCAGCTCTGTCTTCACTGAGGCTGCCAAATGACAAGCTTGGAGACTGGAGAGCTTCCGTGCACGCTGGGTGAGGAAGGATGGCAGCCTGCATGCACGCTGGACATTCTGACTGACTCGGCTCCAGCTGAAGGCTTCCATCAttactgcagatgatctgcacatTGGGGGGACCCGCCGCGGGTCTCCAGGAGGCCCTCTGCCACCTCCAAATCACagtgggccccctgtggctgtgTTACTATGGTGATTCCTCCGGTCTCCCCCGCTTCTGCTCAccggctctctgtccctgctgttaGAGTTTAGATTAGCGGCATGATCCGAGACAGAGAGGGCGCACACTTCCGACCTGATGCGCTTcaattgcaggaagtgactgatgatgtcacttccgcatttcaCGCACGGGTGGATGGTGTGCGTACTCCGTGTCTCTTCTCTTGCCGCTAATGTAAACTCTAAAagcagggacagagagccggcgggCGGAGGCGGGGGAGACCGGAGGACTCGAGCATCGGAAATCGGGCACTTGATGCGGAGGTGGTGGGgaacatgggggcagacatggcgcccatggtgcactggcgcccatggcactagccatgcctgcacccctctagatccgccactgaCTACGCATGTGCGGCACAGTATGTCTGGGTTTGGAGTTGCAGAAGTGGCCAAGGACAACAGGAAGAACTGGAGAAAAgcggagggggatggaggggaaTGGGATGCGCAGTGAGTATTTAATTGTGCCTCCCTACCTAgtgcagcttaaagggatactgtaggggggttgggggaaaatgagttgaacttacccggggcttctaatggtcccccgcagacatcctgtgcccgcgaagccactcaccgatgctctggccccgcctccagtgcactgctggaatttcagactttaaagtctgaaaaccactgcgtctgcgttgccgtgtcctcgctcctgctgatgtcaccaggagtgtactgcgcatgcacagaccatcctgggcctgcacagtacgctcctggtgacatcagcgggagcgaggacacagcaacgcaggcacagtggttttcagactttaaagtctgaaattccagaagtgaaccggaggtggggccagagcatcggtgagtggctgcgcaggcacaggatgtctgcgggggaccattagaagccccaggtaagttcaactcattttcccccaacccccctacagtatccctttaagtttataCCAGATGCTTGTGCATCTGCTATCCTTTAAGCATTCACGGCCAGACGATCCCCCTACCCTGGGTTCCTAATAACACATCTAGAATACAAAATAGGAAACTGTCTGGTATAGgtcttacatactgtatataagattttatatactgtatgtatatatatatatatatatatatatatatatatatatatatatatatatatatattttattggaTCTTATGAGATAAGGGCATATTGTAACTACCCGTACTGTAGTTCTAGTCTTgtctgcaaaataaaaaaaagcaagtgCAAGTACCCAGCTACAAGCTACACGGGAGATACAGTAAACATAATGTTTGGTGCCTGGTGGGCTGgcatttacttaaagggaacctaaacagagaaggatatggatttttccttttaaaataataccagttgcttgactctcctgctgatcctgtgtctctaatacttttagccacagcccctgaacaagcatgtagatcgagcgctctgactgaagtcagactggattagctgcatgcttgtttcaggtgtgattcatccactactgcaactaaagagatcagcaggactgccaagaaactgatattgtttaaaaggaaacatccatatcgctcAAGAGGCTGAAAACCTACAGTATATAGACTGAGCAACAGCTCTGGGCAGGCATAGCTCTTGGTATGCAGAACCCTTTTGACTGATGGAGGCTGGCCTGATGCAATTACTGCTGCCCTTTCTCTTGCTTATTTCATTCAATAATGGCTTTCTGTTTATGGATCAGGTGCAGAGAAAGTAATGAGATAAATGCAGCACTAATGATAACAGGCACAAAGTCTGGTGTTCTTGCATGAGAAGCGTTTTTTTTAAGTACTGGAGGTGTTAAGTCTTCAGCCAACACGTGTTTTAGCTGCTTTGATcttaaaggaaacacaaggatgttCTGAGCTGAACATGTGCGTTCAGCGCCGGGAGGGGGGGTCACCACTTCTAGGAAATTATGTAACCTGAGATCTGAACAGCTTCTGACAACAGGTAAATGGCAGTGCTTATGCATGTCATTTTAAGGGTAGATTTACATCAACTAGCTCTACACAAGCAAGGAGAAATGTGTTGTTCAGTAGACATGCATTCAGGTGTTGTCTCTTGAAGGTAATTTCTCATATTTCTCACAAATAAAATAATCCCTCATTCTATCGCTTTACTTGGTGATTCATCTCTGCTGTGACATCTTTTTCCTTGTCAGATGTCCTGCAAAGGAACACCAGAAGATCACTCCTGCTATAGTTTTTTTCCTCATACCCAATGGGTTTGTTCTgatgctgtgcccactgcccagctCTGGATCATACCACTCTCCTTTTTTTGCTTATTGCCAGCCTAGCTTCCTACAAATGACAGATTGTAGTCACATGAGCAGTGCATAATCTAATTACCATACTTCTCACTGTGTAGACTTGCTTACTCTTGCAGGTCCACCATGGCATGTCGGAGACATCCTGCAGAAGCATTAAACAGGACCCATAATAATTGATGGGAGAGCTTACAAAATATTCAGCTTGCCCATTCTTATGTTAATTATTTTTTGGCGCTTTTCTAGTTAAGGAGACACAGCTGGAAACcttatagggaacagttctcgaaTCACGGCACCCTCTCCAACACAAAGTGatttgattggctgaatagtgtggtcaTAGTTTACTACAACACATCTGAAACGTagcgagagggtgctgtccatacaatcacgttagcagaatttctgtatgaggtttcctgctgggtcccctaaactagactagtgcccATTTCTCCTCACTGAATATGTCCTTTagtaaattaccttttttttcactttggataAATCACCCttcctttttgaaatattttcctGATTATTTTTATACAATCTGAATAGTTGGGCATgaatgggaagtcaagcgatcgcaGTACTTAGCCATCAGGGATCTTAAAAAAATTGTTGTCGCCATGCATCGCTAAAAACATCATTCACAGGATCTTGCACCTGTACCCAGATCACAAGATTGCAGAAATGATTGCTCATTGCTCAAAAAATCGCCGGTCATTGGAAATATTGcgtagtgggtacgggccttaaggATTGGCTTCCAAACCTTAAAGCAAAGCTGCAGAAGTTAACTCCTTTGAAATGCTATTGGCTTCTTGTCATGCTGATCCTGCCCCTgagctggaacaagcatgccgatttTAAAGTCGGAATTAAGTCAGAAGACATCTTTATATGTGTGCAAGGCCAGTGACTCAAGTATGTATTGAATGAAAAAGCTGTATCTGAATGACAATCAAGAAATAAACATTTTCAGAAGAGATTCAGTACAGGTCtcctttaaccctttccctgccaagcATGTACTAGGTACGTGTTGGCAGGGAAGTGCTCAAATTGCCAACAATGTACTACGTAGGTTAGTTGGCAGTTTGGCCCCAGGAAGCAGCAGAGAGGGGGGACAACATTGTTCCTCCCTCCACATGGGCCCCCTTCCTGTGGCCCCCTGCCTGGCTGGAGCAGCAGTCATAGTGTAATTACTCACCCGATCACTGGCTTTGTGCCCGTGTCCGACGccagcagccgcctcctctctctcctttctaCTTCTCTACAGAGATCAGGAGAAGCAGagaggaggcacctatacctgtctacctgtattggcggcacctatacctgcctacctatactggctgcacctatatctgtctccctgtatggtggcacctatacctggctacatatacttgctgcacctatatctggctacctatactggctgcacctatatctgtctCCCTGTATtggtggcacctattcctggctacatatacttgctgcacctatatctggctacctgtactggcacacctattccaggctacctatactggctgcacctatatctggctacccttACTGGCGCACCTATTACAAAAACAGGAAAAGGGGGATACCAGTACATATTTGGTATTGTTGAattcagcagaatcagggcttttTCAAACATTAACATTTTTGTCTGTAAATGTAATTCTTTGAAAAAAACTTGTACTCCTCTTGAAATTTAAACTGATTTGAACATATATATAGTCCTAAGCAGAGTAACTTCTGATTGCTGCCTGTGTTCCCTTTGCAAAATTTCTGCCTATTTCCTGTCCTGGATATGGGTGTCACTGAGAAGAAGTGAGATTCCTTTTATTCAgacgtggtcaggagccaatcatttttatttatttatttgaacaACATACCAGTTTTGATTGCATACTCTGTTAATGCATCAATTGTGTGTGCTGTTTGGTTTAGGTGGTGTCATTGCATACATCAGCTCCTCCAGCTCAGCCTCCAGTCCTTCCTCCTGCCACAGTGAGAGTTCCAATAGCAGTTTCCCATCATCATCCTCTCTGCCATCATCCCCCAGCAGTTCTGCTTCAGAGGGAAGCAGTGGGGGCAGCAGTAGCCATGGAAACAGCAGAAGTGACCTTTCCAATGGAAGCCTCCTCTCCAGCCTGGAGGAATCTCAGAGGAACCAGCAGGTGGACACACTGTGCATAAAGACAACCTACACAAGTGCAGCCATTCTAACCAAAGGCCATGGAGGTGTCCCCTCTAGTAAGTGATTTGTTGCTACTGTATATAGTACTTTTTGGTTTGCTGTTGTAAAATAATGAAATGATGGTTTATAAACCAGAATATGTAAAAGGGGCAATATTGAAATGAATCCAGCGTCTTATCTAAACCAGTAGTTTTCCTGCCATAAGATATgaacacacactagatgaaactctGATGAGGCAGCGTCCTCCATCATGTGAAACGCTTGATAACATTTTATGATTGGGCAAAAATCGTATTTCAACAGAGCCCCGATTTGGTTGATAGCTTCACTCCTTTTTTTCTGATATTGATCACTGCAATGCACTGCACTAGTGAGGACATAAGACATTGCTTTCTGTGAAACCTATGCAATTCACTTAtcttccttagttttctcctaggtgatattttcacaatttattaataaaatgctttttaaaccactagatggcaagaaaattctcagaataattttgacagtatttttttacctactttttggtactttttcaattgtagaatgctgaaacgttattttaaacagaagatgaaaaatggtctactaggagaaaaaatgaattgaataatatacaattttttctgctaagttttctcccaggagagtttttttcattttctgtttaaccactctccaaccgcctaacgcaggatggcagGAGAAGAGTGGGTCTCTCGTTCCTCAGTCACTCCATACGGTGTGATCTCCCGAGGTGCGAGATTAGATGGGAGCTCGCACGAGCATAAGCTCTCGTCAGTAAACAAAGCTGGCTGTAGTGATAAGCCTGCCAgtccggagctggcaggctgatgttTTCATTTACAGatgaaaatatatttatatagcgctgcaaTCTCCCATAGCGCtatacagaggacagccttgtcacttaactgtcccatggaagggctcataatctaatccctgccatagccatgtatgtgtcatgtagtgtatgcaacgtagtctggggccaatttgggggggggggggttaataaaaaaaaatgttgatttttaataaaataaggtctttttttatttgtagaaaaaaaataaaaccgcagcagcaatcaaataccaccaaaagaaagtcctatttgtgagaagaaaagggggtaaaattaatttgggcgcTAAGTTGTAtgtctgagcaataaaccgttaaagttgtgaaatgctgaattgtaaaaaaaattgcctggtcactagggggatataAACCtccggtcttcaagtggttataataagttttctgcactctgcaatttgaaaaaataaaataccaaaaagtaggtagaaAATGACTGCCAAAATGATTCTGgttattttcttgttttctggtagtggaaaaggcattttttttgacaaggtgtgaaaatatgtgTCGAGttgtggttgaactcgatggacgtttgtcttttttcaacccaaataactatgtaactatatatcacctaagagaaaactcaggagaaaaagttattgccTATGGGGCTTGTGCGGTGCATTGTAGCACACACATCCCATACAGTACAAACAATCCCTAACAAAGCAAGGCAATTGTCGGTGATGTCTGTTTTATTCGTAGATGCTTCTGCATGCCTTCGTAAGATATCCAATTCTATGTCTGACTTTTGTGCTTCGTTATCTTGTAGAGTTTAACGGGATGATACTGCTGTGTAAGGTGTGTGGAGATGTTGCATCTGGATTTCATTATGGAGTCCACGCCTGTGAAGGATGCAAGGTAAAATTTGCACCATCGGGTTCACTTTTTAGTCAGTTAATCATTCATTTTCAAGGATTTGGAGCTGATATATAATTTCTGCTGTAATCGTCAATGTCTcgataaggaaaaaaaatcctgatCACATaattaagaaaagaaaaaaaaatatttcataatTCCAATTTACTCTGTGATTTTATCCTCCAGTCAATCTGATAATGCTGCTTTTAATTTTTTCAGGaaaaatgtttataaaacatCCTTGCAAGCTAAGCTCACATAAATATTAATAGGGCATTTTTCAATAATAAAaccaaatatcccccccccccccagcattaacCTTTTAATAAACCATGCAGGGTGGTtgggagggaggggtcagtgaATGTGACACTCTTACATCTGAACAATACTAACTTTTATGGTTTTCAatattaaggtgcatacacacctcttGATTTTATGTCACCAGTCAGGAATCAGGACCGGATCCCCTAGGGCAACAtcgctgtacacacgcctgactattTGCTCATGCGGTCGTTATTGGCCGCCTTAGCCAGGAGTGTGTACGGGTCTTTAGGGTAGCAAGAAAACCTTCCTGTTGCAAAGCATTACTGAGGGCAAAAGGGCTCATCTCAGGGTGGGGTCAATACAGTAAGGGGCCATCAGACAGTCCTCCCCACATAGACACACAGTTGAATAGGTAAAATGTATTTTCCTCCCTAATTTTTCATTATTAGTAAATGTCAGTAGCCATTAATGACACCGTTTGTTTATTTGATGCAGCTGTTACAGAGAAATTCCCTTTAGAAAAGTTAGTCGTATGACTCGGAGATCTATGCAATCTATGCATGAAGTATAGAGTTGTCAGCTAAAAGAGTGGAAATTTCGTGCAGAGAGCCATAATTGCAGAGAGCCATAACCTGACACTagacacctcctccctctgctccctcctgggGGTCAGCTCAGTTTTCACAGGAAAAGACCGGCTGATGCCACCTCCTACATCCTGTCTGACTACCGCCTTTCAATAGTAATTGGATGTTGGAGGAGTTTAGACAACTCACATAGTGCTATTCAGTCTACCAAAGCAGTATCTGACATTAACAATGGAAGTCAGCATAGAAAGCCCAACCAAAACATAGTGTATTACAaattattatacagtatattgcacACAATGTGCATTCAAAACATGACCAtgaactttaaaaaaataaaattattgagatgtataaaatatatactgtatttggaCCAAAAGACCCTGacgataagatgcacctaggtttagagcagagttccccaaccctgtcctcaaagcccaccaacagtgcaagttttgcagaaaaccacaaacattcacaggtgaagtaattagtgtctcaccagagctaattacctacctctgtggatttctacaaaacatgccccattggtgggccctgaggacagggctggggaacactagtttagaggacaaaaacaagggaaaagaaaaaaatattctaaacctggtgcgtccatggtgcatgaGGCGTCTTGTGAATCTTCTCCGCCCAATTATTATGTTTACCTTGTACCTTATGCCCCCATTGTGTCCTCCTCTTTCCCTTTGTATCCTCCTTCCCTCCTGTGCTCCCTCAGAAGTCCATGACTTAAAAATGCCCACCAAGTTGAAAGACCCAGCACaaagttggggactccctgtactgtgcttcCCCATGCAGAGTAATTCACAGAAGCGGCACTCTCTGTATTCGGTCCATAAGACGCAATGACCTTTTCTCCCCACTGGTGGGGAAGTGAGTCTCATGGTCCCAAAAATATGGTGTATGTCTTGTGTATCCCCTGATGCTTAAGAACTATTCATTTGTAGATCCATAGCAAATTAGCCCCCTTGTGCTCAgtattaaagttttttttctatAATTTTGTCTTCATACAAATGAATGGTTCTGTGCACAAGTATATTAACAATCATTATGTGTTTAGGGTTTTTTCAGAAGGAGCATACAGCAAAACATCCAGTACAAAAAGTGCCTCAAGAATGAAAGCTGCTCTATCATGAGGATGAACCGAAATCGATGCCAGCAATGTCGCTTCAAGAAGTGTCTGTCTGTCGGCATGTCTAGAGATGGTATGTGAAGCACCTTACTTAGATATCTGTTCCAAAGATAAATAGCTATCAGTTATAGACAGATATTTTCACAACTCATAAGTGATTTTGTATAGTAATACCTAATGGCCAATAAGTTAAAAATAATTTTGGTTTGCAAAGTCATGAAATATTTTTCAGCAAATTTCTAGCTGCATGAAATCAACGTGCAAATTGAAACTATTTGCTTCTAATTGTCCATCTGTGAACCTGTGTCCAGTTGTTCATGGAATGAGACTGAATTCTAAGTCTTGAATTGTACCCACCCCTTCCTTCTCTGCTAAGCTGCCCCCACTGTCCGCACACCGATATTGCAAATGACCAACAACGAAAGTTTGCACGACAAGTCCGCATTCAGTAAAACAATGTCATTTAAATGAcattgtacacacgtggccaactgcatAATATATGCCCAACAGTTTTGTGAGTTTATCCGCATGAATGGCATCCAACAcggtaaaagttttaaaaaaacattagTTAAGTGTGTGTAGGACACTTAAGAGTTAAATTGCTCTGAGTCCTCTGCTTTTGAACCTGTGATAAGTTTGTTTCCAGTTTCCAGATCTCCAATCTGTTGATCCATCTTTATGCCTTTACACAGTATTCTGTTGATCTATTCTAATTATTTTATGTATTAATCTGTTTGAATTTTTTTGTTGGATGTTCCTGCAGACATTCTCTGTCATGATCTATATTTATATTGAAAGGGAACCTGGAATTCAGCTTATTGTTAGTGCAACCACAAAAATTACCAAAACAATAATGGTATAAATAAACTAACCTGATTTTGGCAGTAATAGCAGCAGACATGGACTGTCAGGCAGTCTTCCGCACACTTTTTAACCCTGGCAGTCTATGCCATGCCTCCCATGTAGGTCGCAGCCACTGTGATGCTGCAGAAGTAATGTTGCCTATCACTGTTTTCTCATCTCTCGCTTTGTTCTTCTTtggcagctgttcgttttggtcGTATCCCCAAGCGTGAAAAGCAAAGAATGCTGTTGGAAATGCAATCTGCTATGAAGACTATGATGAATGGACAGTTTGGTAGCTCAGGACCTCAGGAAGCACTTCCAGATTATCAAGCTTCACCATCATTGTTGCCACCTGTGCCCCATCCTGTTAAAGAGAACATGGACAGCAaggcccagccacttcctgcgaaGAATCCCACTCCGTCCTCTTCACTTCATCCACTGCCTCCAGCTTCAGATATTAGTAAAGAAGATGTAATTGGCACAGTAACTAGAGCTCACAGAGAGACCTTCATGTACAACCAGGAGCCTTCCGAAAGTATAGGTGAAGCAAGCCACCAGAGGGGAGAAAAGATGAATAATATCCAACACAGTAACAACAGTAACAATGTCCACTTCAATAATGCTGTCTACTCTTCTAACTGTCATCCTACCGAAAGGCAGAACTTTACAAATGGACAGCATAGAATCATGAACAACATGGGATGTCCGTATGCCCATGCTGCTTATCACCCCAATGAACAGAACACAAACATTTCCAATGGCTTTTTCCACAAAGAGTGCAGTAAAACTCCCATGATTCATGTATCTCAGGGTGACCACATGAATGGATTTCCATGCAATAGAAGAAGGAGAATGCACCTGGTAAAAAGTTTTTCATTGTTATTGTGTTGTAATTGTTTAACTTTTtccggaccgccgcagtataaatctacgtcgggcgggtggcgctgcggttctgaccggacgtaaactctacgtcccattcaccgcgcgcccccgcccgttCTTGCCGCTCTTTCCCTGCCGCaaagtgctgccctgccgcctctatgacggcagagcactgtgagccgggcaggagccgttttcatttgctcctggccctgtcattactctaagccaatcccattggcttacattgagtgacagggtcaggagccaatgaaagcggctcctgaccggcgcacagcgctctgctgtcatagagacggcagagagagcagcctgcggcggggacagagcggcgtgaccggcgggagcaacggattattgcggcgattcatcgggatacggcgttttagtgtaccagcagcctatggtccttaagggggcagaggctgctggtaccgaagtggttaaatccAAACAGCAAGCACAAATGTTTTCACCTGTGTATAACCTACCCCATTAGCTGATGTAAAATGAATCACACGTGTAGTCTCTCTTGAAGAGCATCTTCAGCTACCATTTGCAACACCACAGACTTCTAAGACTACAGACTTTCTCAAATAGTTCAGTCCATGCCCCACCTCTTGTAGTCAGAACAGCTTCATGATGCAATcaaagcagcagtagcagcccccCAAACACAACCTATTTTTGACCAGGGAATGCGCTTAGGGCCACATGACCAAATCTTTACAAAAATATTTTGTACTAGGTACTCATAGACATATACAGCCTCTATTTCTGTTGCATACTCTTTATACATGACTCGTCATATAATCATTATCACTCCATATATGAATCATACACAAGGCATGAACATGAAGCCTGAGCTTATTTGAAAACACAGACAAGGAAAAAAATCAACTCAACTAATCATCATATCTTATCTTCTTTGGTTATCTGCTGTGTCTACATCAGGTAATCAGTTG from Hyperolius riggenbachi isolate aHypRig1 chromosome 5, aHypRig1.pri, whole genome shotgun sequence encodes the following:
- the NR1D2 gene encoding nuclear receptor subfamily 1 group D member 2 isoform X2, whose protein sequence is MAGEEWVSRSSVTPYGVISREFNGMILLCKVCGDVASGFHYGVHACEGCKGFFRRSIQQNIQYKKCLKNESCSIMRMNRNRCQQCRFKKCLSVGMSRDAVRFGRIPKREKQRMLLEMQSAMKTMMNGQFGSSGPQEALPDYQASPSLLPPVPHPVKENMDSKAQPLPAKNPTPSSSLHPLPPASDISKEDVIGTVTRAHRETFMYNQEPSESIGEASHQRGEKMNNIQHSNNSNNVHFNNAVYSSNCHPTERQNFTNGQHRIMNNMGCPYAHAAYHPNEQNTNISNGFFHKECSKTPMIHVSQGDHMNGFPCNRRRRMHLVCPMSMTPNIDPNKSGPQVWEEFSISFTPAVKEVVEFAKRIPGFKDLSQYDQVNLLKAGTFEVLMVRFASLFDAKERTVTFLSGKKYSVDELRSMGAGGLLSSVFEFSEKLKALQLSEEEMSLFTAVVLVSADRSGIENVNSVEALQETLIRALRTIIMKNHPNEASTFTRLLLKLADLRSLNNLHSEELLAFKIHQ
- the NR1D2 gene encoding nuclear receptor subfamily 1 group D member 2 isoform X1; translation: METNAGGVIAYISSSSSASSPSSCHSESSNSSFPSSSSLPSSPSSSASEGSSGGSSSHGNSRSDLSNGSLLSSLEESQRNQQVDTLCIKTTYTSAAILTKGHGGVPSKFNGMILLCKVCGDVASGFHYGVHACEGCKGFFRRSIQQNIQYKKCLKNESCSIMRMNRNRCQQCRFKKCLSVGMSRDAVRFGRIPKREKQRMLLEMQSAMKTMMNGQFGSSGPQEALPDYQASPSLLPPVPHPVKENMDSKAQPLPAKNPTPSSSLHPLPPASDISKEDVIGTVTRAHRETFMYNQEPSESIGEASHQRGEKMNNIQHSNNSNNVHFNNAVYSSNCHPTERQNFTNGQHRIMNNMGCPYAHAAYHPNEQNTNISNGFFHKECSKTPMIHVSQGDHMNGFPCNRRRRMHLVCPMSMTPNIDPNKSGPQVWEEFSISFTPAVKEVVEFAKRIPGFKDLSQYDQVNLLKAGTFEVLMVRFASLFDAKERTVTFLSGKKYSVDELRSMGAGGLLSSVFEFSEKLKALQLSEEEMSLFTAVVLVSADRSGIENVNSVEALQETLIRALRTIIMKNHPNEASTFTRLLLKLADLRSLNNLHSEELLAFKIHQ